The Impatiens glandulifera chromosome 3, dImpGla2.1, whole genome shotgun sequence genome contains a region encoding:
- the LOC124932947 gene encoding peroxidase 5-like has product MEINNKSVQLLLLCSLTLFSIATCHPVQTSPFSVGFYRRTCPPAEEIISNAVNKFISKNPGLGAGLLRLHFHDCFVRGCDASVLLDALPGGPAAEKDHPANNPSLRGFEIIDAAKAILERVCPRTVSCADILAFAARDSVYRLGNIWYEVPAGRRDGNTSLASDIRGNLPPPFFTATQNAAIFKSKGFSADEMVTLSGAHSIGISHCTSFASRLYPTVDPTLNAAYAKTLKSICPPQTANGTGSVDPTVNQDPLTPNRLDNLYYVDVISNKGLLTSDQTMLTTKSTAKAVLDNARYGSKWAKKFAAAMVKMGKIGVLTGKKGQIRLNCHFRN; this is encoded by the exons ATGGAGATCAACAACAAGAGTGTGCAACTTTTACTCCTTTGCAGCTTGACATTATTCTCGATCGCAACATGCCACCCGGTCCAAACCAGTCCATTTAGTGTGGGATTCTACCGACGCACTTGCCCACCTGCCGAGGAAATTATCAGTAACGCCGTCAACAAGTTCATCTCCAAGAATCCTGGCCTCGGCGCTGGCCTTCTAAGACTGCATTTCCACGACTGCTTTGTTAGG GGTTGCGATGCTTCAGTATTGTTGGATGCATTGCCCGGAGGTCCGGCAGCTGAAAAGGACCATCCGGCCAACAACCCAAGCTTAAGAGGCTTTGAAATCATCGATGCCGCAAAAGCCATTCTCGAAAGAGTGTGCCCAAGGACCGTCTCTTGTGCTGACATCCTTGCGTTTGCTGCCCGCGATAGCGTTTATAGGCTCGGAAATATCtg GTACGAGGTTCCTGCCGGGCGTCGAGATGGCAACACCTCTCTGGCCAGCGATATTCGCGGAAACCTCCCTCCCCCGTTCTTCACCGCTACCCAGAACGCGGCGATCTTCAAAAGCAAGGGTTTCTCCGCCGACGAGATGGTGACCCTCTCCGGGGCTCACTCCATCGGGATCAGTCACTGCACTTCATTTGCTTCCCGCCTCTACCCAACCGTTGACCCCACCCTAAACGCAGCTTACGCCAAAACGCTAAAGAGTATTTGCCCTCCTCAGACCGCCAACGGAACCGGTTCGGTCGACCCGACGGTGAATCAAGACCCGCTGACTCCAAACCGGTTGGACAACTTGTACTACGTTGATGTGATCTCCAACAAGGGATTATTAACGTCTGATCAGACAATGCTAACCACTAAATCCACGGCTAAGGCGGTGCTGGACAATGCAAGATATGGGTCGAAATGGGCTAAGAAATTTGCTGCTGCCATGGTCAAGATGGGTAAGATTGGTGTTCTTACCGGAAAGAAAGGTCAGATAAGGCTTAACTGCCATTTTAGAAACTAA
- the LOC124931313 gene encoding shaggy-related protein kinase alpha-like, which produces MGSVTVNQPSKNTYGVDKLPHEMNEMKIKDEKDMEASVIAENGTETGHIIVTTIGGRNGQPKQTISYMAERAVGQGSFGIVFQAKCLETGETVAIKKVLQDKRYKNRELQTMRSIDHPNVVSLKHCFFSTTEKDEMFLNLVMEYVPETVHRVIKHYNKMNQRMPMIYIKLYTFQILRALAYIHGVLGVCHRDIKPHNLLVNPHTHQVKLCDFGSAKVLVKGEPNISYICSRYYRAPELIFGATEYTTAIDIWSAGCVLAELLLGQPLFPGESGVDQLVEIIKVLGTPTREEIKCMNPNYTEFKFPQIKAHPLHKIFHKRTPPEAVDLVSRLLQYSPNLRSSAIEILIHPFFDELRDPNTRLPNGRFLPPLFNFKPHELKNVPTEILVKLIPAHVRKQLGFLGAGLIS; this is translated from the exons ATGGGTTCTGTGACAGTTAATCAGCCTTCCAAGAACACATACGGTGTCGATAAGCTTCCCCAcgaaatgaatgaaatgaaaataaaggaTGAAAAG GATATGGAAGCTTCTGTAATTGCGGAAAATGGAACAGAAACAGGACATATAATCGTTACAACAATCGGGGGTAGAAATGGCCAACCGAAACAG ACAATTAGTTATATGGCTGAGCGTGCGGTTGGACAAGGTTCATTTGGGATAGTTTTTCAG GCGAAATGCTTAGAGACTGGTGAGACAGTCGCGATAAAGAAGGTTCTTCAAGACAAGAGATACAAGAACAGAGAGCTACAAACAATGCGTTCGATTGACCACCCGAATGTAGTATCCTTAAAGCACTGTTTCTTCTCGACAACAGAGAAAGACGAGATGTTCCTGAATCTGGTGATGGAGTATGTACCCGAAACAGTTCATCGCGTTATTAAACACTACAACAAGATGAATCAAAGAATGCCCATGATCTATATTAAATTATACACTTTCCAG ATATTGAGGGCACTTGCTTACATTCATGGTGTTCTTGGAGTTTGTCATAGGGATATAAAGCCTCACAATCTGTTG GTCAATCCGCATACCCATCAAGTGAAACTTTGTGATTTTGGAAGCGCTAAAGTCTTG GTGAAAGGAGAGCCAAACATATCTTATATCTGTTCGAGATACTATAGAGCGCCCGAGCTTATATTTGGTGCAACCGAATACACCACAGCTATCGATATTTGGTCTGCCGGTTGTGTTCTGGCTGAATTACTCCTCGGGCAGCCTCTGTTTCCGGGTGAGAGTGGCGTAGACCAGCTTGTTGAGATCATAAAGGTATTGGGGACACCAACCAGGGAAGAAATTAAGTGCATGAATCCAAACTATACAGAATTCAAGTTCCCCCAGATTAAAGCTCACCCTTTGCACAAG ATCTTCCACAAACGGACACCCCCAGAAGCAGTGGACCTTGTGTCGAGACTTCTACAATACTCTCCTAATCTTCGAAGCTCGGCT ATCGAAATATTGATCCATCCCTTCTTCGACGAGCTTCGCGACCCGAATACCCGACTTCCAAATGGGCGTTTTCTTCCCCCGCTATTCAACTTCAAACCTCACG AACTGAAGAATGTTCCGACAGAAATTTTGGTGAAGTTGATTCCTGCACACGTGAGAAAGCAGTTGGGTTTTCTTGGAGCAGGATTAATATCATGA
- the LOC124933072 gene encoding uncharacterized protein LOC124933072 produces the protein MENQDDRKSNGGDDHWEEGETEKMEKFFAVIRNFRDARDRRLKELMKEKQEEEEDEDAANKRIKLSPTPTADHRKTAAGTNWVPTFEWEDFRPDITLKKKKRDTNYRSGQRKGKDDDEEEEDGLKLKLSLS, from the coding sequence ATGGAAAACCAAGACGACAGGAAAAGCAACGGCGGCGACGATCATTGGGAAGAAGGAGAAACAGAAAAGATGGAGAAATTCTTCGCCGTCATCCGGAATTTCAGGGATGCCCGCGATCGCCGGTTAAAAGAGCTGATGAAAGAGaagcaagaagaagaagaagacgaagatgCGGCAAATAAGCGGATTAAGTTGTCTCCGACGCCGACTGCAGATCACCGGAAAACTGCCGCCGGAACTAATTGGGTTCCCACATTCGAGTGGGAAGATTTCAGGCCTGACATtactttgaagaagaagaagagagatacCAATTACAGATCAGGTCAAAGGAAAGGgaaagatgatgatgaggaaGAGGAAGATGGCTTGAAActtaaactttcactttcttag
- the LOC124931592 gene encoding 40S ribosomal protein S30 has product MGKVHGSLARAGKVRGQTPKVAKQDKKKQPRGRAHKRIQYNRRFVTAVVGFGKKRGPNSSEK; this is encoded by the exons ATGG GTAAGGTCCACGGTTCACTTGCTCGTGCCGGTAAGGTCAGGGGTCAAACTCCCAAGGTCGCTAAACAGGACAAGAAGAAGCAGCCCCGAGGTCGCGCTCACAAGAGGATCCAGTACAATCGCCGTTTCGTCACCGCCG TCGTTGGCTTTGGAAAGAAGAGAGGACCTAACTCATCTGAGAAGTAA
- the LOC124931593 gene encoding meiotic nuclear division protein 1 homolog, translated as MSKKRGVSLEEKRERILQIFYDSQDFFLLKELEKLGPKKGVITQSVKDVLQNLVDDDLVSKDKIGTSVYFWSLPSCAGNQLRNVTRKLESDIQSSKARLEELVEQRETLKKGREKSDEREEAMSKLKAIDNKYNELKEEMVQYADNDPAAFEEMKNASEVAYAAANRWTDNIFTLRQWCSTNFPQAKEHLENLYKEIGITDDFDYLELPKVVGTIKDQEEDSN; from the exons ATG TCGAAGAAAAGAGGTGTTTCCCTGGAAGAAAAGCGGGAGAGGATCCTGCAAATATTTTATGATTCCCAGGACTTCTTCCTT CTCAAGGAACTTGAGAAGTTAGGCCCCAAGAAAGGTGTTATTACTCAATCTGTAAAAGATGTTCTTCAAAATCTGGTGGATGATGACCTCGTTTCAAAGGACAAAATAGGAACTTCA GTTTACTTTTGGAGTCTTCCTAGTTGTGCTGGAAATCAG CTTAGAAATGTCACTCGAAAACTTGAATCTGACATTCAAAGCAGTAAAGCACGGTTAGAAGAGTTAGTTGAACAAAGGGAGACCCTTAAGAAAGGACGCGAGAAATCT GATGAACGAGAGGAAGCCATGAGTAAGTTAAAAGCTATCGATAACAAGTATAATGAACTAAAG GAGGAAATGGTGCAGTATGCTGATAATGATCCAGCTGCATTCGAAGAAATGA AGAATGCAAGTGAAGTTGCTTATGCAGCAGCAAATAGATGGACAG ACAATATTTTCACACTTCGACAATGGTGTTCAACCAACTTTCCACAGGCCAAGGAGCATTTAGAGAATTTGTATAAGGAA aTAGGAATAACAGATGATTTTGACTATTTGGAGTTACCAAAAGTTGTTGGTACAATTAAAGATCAG GAAGAAGACTCTAATTGA
- the LOC124931132 gene encoding zinc finger CCCH domain-containing protein 20-like → MMIGETNHLNRTLHIPPWPIYDDPFITDDFSHYLVGESLTAALQRYLPSNETSEIDFDESDLSFETYSSDHFRMFEFKVVKCTRGRSHDWTECPYAHPGEKARRRDPRIYHYSGTSCPDFRRGDCKKGDSCEYAHGVFECWLHPARYRTQPCKDGLNCCRRICFFAHTPDQIRVITSRSSASLDYCYDSPPPQVSQRLVFMSSPDSGSPSSDSPPMSPLTNRSSINEVVASLRQLQLNKMSSSWIGSPTGFGSSRMNFQHIGFNSLPTTPRLGIGLFDPLEEPVMERVESGRDLRAKMFEKLSRENPLVDEQNPDFGWVSDLVK, encoded by the coding sequence ATGATGATCGGAGAAACTAACCACCTTAATCGGACGCTCCACATTCCTCCGTGGCCTATATACGACGATCCATTTATTACCGACGATTTCTCTCATTACCTCGTCGGAGAATCGCTAACAGCGGCTCTACAACGTTATCTTCCGTCCAATGAGACATCGGAAATCGATTTTGATGAATCGGATCTTTCTTTTGAAACATATTCATCCGATCATTTCAGAATGTTCGAGTTCAAAGTGGTTAAATGTACACGAGGACGTTCTCACGATTGGACTGAATGTCCGTACGCTCATCCTGGTGAGAAAGCTCGCCGGCGGGATCCGAGGATCTATCATTATTCAGGTACGTCTTGTCCTGATTTCCGTAGAGGTGATTGTAAGAAAGGCGATTCATGTGAGTACGCTCATGGCGTGTTTGAGTGTTGGCTTCATCCTGCTCGTTATCGTACTCAGCCATGTAAGGATGGATTAAACTGCTGCCGTCGAATCTGTTTCTTCGCTCATACACCTGATCAGATCCGAGTTATCACCTCGCGATCATCAGCATCGTTGGATTACTGTTACGACAGTCCTCCTCCTCAAGTATCTCAACGCCTTGTTTTCATGTCGTCGCCGGATTCTGGTTCTCCGTCGTCCGATTCACCGCCGATGTCGCCTCTTACCAATCGGAGCTCGATTAACGAGGTGGTGGCTTCTCTGAGACAGTTACAGCTTAATAAGATGTCTTCTTCTTGGATTGGATCTCCGACCGGGTTCGGATCCTCGAGAATGAATTTCCAGCATATCGGATTCAACAGCCTGCCAACAACGCCCCGACTAGGAATCGGATTATTTGATCCATTGGAGGAGCCCGTCATGGAAAGGGTTGAGTCTGGAAGGGATTTGAGGGCGAAGATGTTCGAGAAACTTAGCCGGGAGAATCCGTTAGTCGATGAACAGAATCCGGATTTTGGTTGGGTGTCGGATCTTGTCAAATGA